A part of Streptomyces sp. NBC_01235 genomic DNA contains:
- a CDS encoding TolB family protein, with translation MTLRNRILMLLAAVAVLAGVATASVLHASARAEQRDQVQAGGPKVTAGRITLTDSGRMVFRNLAWGPHRDELTTVPANAPAGPRTASGVKCLRFYAASGTGVCLQAVHGAVTDTYRALILDAHLKETARYDVPGIPSRARVSPSGHFAAWTAFVGGDSYAGTNFSTRAAIVDTRTGKLTPSLEAFRIIKDGHVHHAADVNFWGVTFAADDRTFYATLATKGKTYLIKGDLKTRTVTTLHTNVECPSLSPDGTRVAFKKRVPGLAKDAPWHLYVLDLGTMRETPLAESRSVDDQAVWRDDHTVVYALPGDYGADLYAIPSDGTGKPRRISTAAVSPAFVRP, from the coding sequence ATGACCCTGCGCAACCGCATCCTGATGCTCCTCGCGGCGGTCGCCGTACTCGCCGGCGTGGCGACGGCCTCGGTGCTGCACGCGTCGGCGCGGGCGGAGCAGCGGGACCAGGTCCAGGCCGGCGGCCCGAAGGTCACCGCGGGCCGGATCACCCTGACGGACAGCGGCCGCATGGTGTTCCGCAACCTGGCCTGGGGCCCGCACCGCGACGAACTCACCACGGTCCCGGCGAACGCCCCCGCCGGCCCGCGCACCGCCTCGGGCGTCAAGTGCCTCCGCTTCTACGCCGCTTCGGGCACGGGAGTCTGCCTCCAGGCGGTGCACGGCGCGGTGACGGACACCTACCGCGCCCTGATCCTCGACGCCCACCTCAAGGAGACGGCCCGCTACGACGTCCCCGGCATCCCCTCCCGCGCCCGGGTCTCCCCCTCCGGGCACTTCGCAGCCTGGACGGCGTTCGTCGGCGGCGACTCGTACGCGGGCACGAACTTCTCGACCCGGGCGGCGATCGTGGACACGCGCACGGGGAAGCTGACCCCGTCCCTGGAGGCGTTCCGCATCATCAAGGACGGCCACGTCCACCACGCGGCGGACGTCAACTTCTGGGGTGTGACCTTCGCGGCGGACGACCGCACCTTCTACGCGACGCTGGCCACCAAGGGCAAGACGTACCTGATCAAGGGCGACCTGAAGACCCGTACGGTGACCACGCTGCACACGAACGTGGAGTGTCCGTCCCTCTCCCCCGACGGCACCCGCGTCGCCTTCAAGAAGCGAGTGCCGGGCCTGGCGAAGGACGCCCCCTGGCATCTGTACGTCCTCGACCTGGGGACGATGCGCGAAACCCCGCTCGCGGAGTCCCGCAGCGTCGACGACCAGGCGGTCTGGCGCGACGACCACACGGTGGTCTACGCCCTGCCGGGCGACTACGGCGCGGACCTGTACGCCATCCCGTCCGACGGCACGGGAAAGCCGCGGCGCATCAGCACCGCGGCCGTGTCCCCCGCGTTCGTCCGGCCGTGA
- a CDS encoding LysR family transcriptional regulator, translated as MIDVRRMQVLRAVVGSGSVTGAAGVLGYTPSAVSQQIAALEKEVGAELLERVGRGVRPTAAGLLLTEYADAIGRQVAEAEAALADLLAGRTGRLAVRYFATAGAGLVAPAVARLREAHPGVRVDLKLTVDSEDPLAEVREGRADLALVVRGSGEARGVRVVRLLDDPYLAVLPRGHRLAGRRSVRLGELADEGFVGSEWPGPCLDAQLDACAAVGFRPRFVVESEDYVTAQGFVAAGLGVSLVPRLGLGSRHPGVVVREVRDPAPVRVIHAVVRETAPAQPALDAFIDALRAAGGAGVAPVVSAPGASSSPGS; from the coding sequence ATGATTGATGTGCGGCGGATGCAGGTGTTGCGGGCTGTGGTGGGGAGCGGGTCCGTTACCGGGGCGGCTGGGGTTCTGGGGTATACGCCGTCTGCTGTCAGTCAGCAGATCGCCGCCCTGGAGAAGGAGGTGGGGGCCGAGCTGTTGGAGCGGGTGGGGCGGGGGGTTCGGCCTACGGCTGCCGGGCTGCTGCTCACCGAGTACGCCGATGCCATCGGGCGGCAGGTCGCCGAGGCCGAGGCCGCGCTCGCCGATCTGCTGGCCGGCCGTACGGGGCGGCTGGCGGTGCGGTACTTCGCCACCGCCGGGGCCGGGCTGGTGGCGCCCGCCGTGGCTCGGCTGCGGGAGGCGCATCCGGGGGTGCGGGTCGATCTGAAGCTGACCGTCGACTCCGAGGATCCGCTGGCCGAGGTGCGGGAAGGGCGGGCCGATCTCGCTCTGGTGGTGAGGGGGAGCGGGGAGGCGAGGGGGGTCCGGGTGGTGCGTCTGCTCGACGACCCCTACCTTGCCGTGCTGCCTCGGGGGCATCGGCTTGCCGGGCGGCGGAGTGTGCGGCTGGGAGAGCTGGCCGACGAGGGGTTTGTGGGGAGTGAGTGGCCGGGGCCCTGTCTTGATGCCCAGCTCGACGCGTGTGCGGCGGTCGGGTTCCGGCCTCGGTTCGTGGTGGAGAGCGAGGACTACGTGACTGCCCAGGGGTTCGTGGCCGCTGGGCTGGGGGTGAGTCTGGTGCCCCGGCTGGGGCTGGGGAGCCGGCATCCGGGGGTGGTGGTGCGGGAGGTGCGTGATCCGGCGCCGGTGCGCGTCATCCACGCCGTGGTCCGGGAGACGGCGCCCGCGCAGCCCGCGTTGGATGCCTTCATCGATGCGCTGCGGGCTGCGGGTGGGGCCGGGGTGGCCCCGGTCGTCAGTGCGCCGGGTGCGTCGTCCTCGCCTGGTTCATGA
- a CDS encoding bifunctional [glutamine synthetase] adenylyltransferase/[glutamine synthetase]-adenylyl-L-tyrosine phosphorylase → MAPGRRSSTFTRLLRHGFTDPSAAERLLDGPELSPVRSDPFLLEALGGTADPDLALHGLVRLLEAQPGHTARRELLDTLIAAKPLRDRLLGVLGASAALVDHLARHPRDWEALVTYEPRDLHPGVEEFERGLAEATDPVLLRVAYRRCLLSIAARDVCGTTDLAETAAELADLATATLRAALGLARAAAPDDAALCRLAVIAMGKCGGHELNYVSDVDVIFVGEAVGGADEGKALRAATKLASHMMRICSETTVEGSIWPVDANLRPEGRNGPLVRTLSSHLAYYQRWAKTWEFQALLKARPVAGDLELGAEYVAAVEPLVWKAAERENFVTDVQKMRRRVVENIPAAEVERELKLGPGGLRDVEFAVQLLQLVHGRADVSLRSGTTLDALQALAAGGYVGRADAEQLDVAYRFLRSMEHRIQLYRLRRTHLVPESEAELRRLGRSLGLRTDPVVELGREWKRHAAVVRRLHEKLFYRPLLDAVAQLAPGESRLSPEAARERLVALGYADPASALRHLEALASGVTRKAAIQRTLLPVLLGWFADSADPDAGLLNFRKVSDALGKTPWYLRLLRDEGAAAENLARVLSAGRLAPDLLMRAPEAVALLGDGDGGGLEPRGRAQLEQEILAAVGRADGVVQAVTAARGVRRRELFRTAAADIVGSYGTESQPVEADQGALVDLVGGAVSDLTAATLAGTLRAVVREGWGDTLPTCFAVVGMGRFGGHELGYGSDADVLFVHEPRDGVDEREATDAANKVVSEMRRLLQMPSADPPLLVDADLRPEGKSGPLVRSLKSYEAYYRRWSLGWESQALLRAEPVAGDEELGRRFIELVDPLRYPEGGLGEDAVREIRRLKARMEAERMPRGADPKLHTKLGPGGLSDVEWTVQLLQMRHGCTEAGLRTTRTREALAAACGAGLISEEDAGTLDEAWVLATRVRNAVMLVRGRAGDTFPSDPRELVAVGRYLGYGPGRVGDMLDDYRRTARRARGVVDELFYGG, encoded by the coding sequence ATGGCGCCGGGGCGCAGGAGCAGTACCTTCACGCGGCTGCTGCGGCACGGCTTCACCGATCCGTCCGCCGCCGAGCGGCTCCTGGACGGGCCCGAGCTGTCCCCGGTGCGCAGTGATCCCTTTCTGCTGGAGGCCCTCGGGGGCACGGCCGATCCCGACCTCGCCCTGCACGGTCTCGTCCGGCTGCTGGAGGCGCAGCCCGGGCACACCGCCCGGCGGGAGCTGCTCGACACGCTGATAGCGGCCAAGCCGCTGCGGGACCGGCTGCTGGGGGTGCTGGGGGCGTCCGCCGCGCTCGTCGATCACCTTGCCAGGCATCCGAGGGACTGGGAGGCGCTGGTCACGTACGAGCCCCGGGATCTGCATCCCGGGGTCGAGGAGTTCGAGCGGGGGCTGGCCGAGGCCACGGATCCTGTGCTGCTGCGCGTCGCCTATCGGCGGTGTCTGCTGTCCATCGCCGCGCGTGATGTGTGCGGGACGACCGATCTCGCCGAGACCGCCGCCGAGCTCGCCGATCTTGCCACGGCCACGTTGCGGGCTGCTCTGGGGCTGGCGCGGGCCGCCGCGCCCGACGACGCCGCGTTGTGCCGGCTTGCCGTCATCGCCATGGGCAAGTGTGGCGGGCACGAGTTGAACTACGTGTCGGACGTCGATGTCATCTTCGTGGGCGAGGCCGTCGGCGGGGCCGATGAGGGAAAGGCGCTGCGGGCCGCCACCAAGCTCGCCTCGCACATGATGCGGATCTGTTCCGAGACCACCGTGGAAGGGTCGATCTGGCCCGTCGACGCCAATCTGCGGCCCGAGGGGCGCAACGGGCCGCTGGTGCGGACGCTCAGCAGTCATCTGGCGTACTACCAGCGGTGGGCCAAGACCTGGGAGTTCCAGGCCCTGTTGAAGGCGCGGCCGGTGGCCGGGGATCTGGAACTGGGGGCCGAGTACGTCGCCGCCGTCGAACCCCTGGTGTGGAAGGCCGCCGAGCGGGAGAACTTCGTCACCGACGTGCAGAAGATGCGGCGGCGGGTCGTCGAGAACATTCCGGCCGCCGAGGTCGAGCGTGAACTGAAGCTCGGGCCGGGGGGCTTGAGGGACGTCGAGTTCGCCGTGCAGCTGCTGCAGCTGGTGCACGGGCGGGCCGACGTTTCCCTGCGGAGCGGGACCACGCTCGATGCGTTGCAGGCGCTCGCCGCGGGGGGCTATGTCGGGCGGGCCGACGCTGAGCAGCTCGATGTCGCTTATCGGTTTCTGCGGTCCATGGAACATCGGATCCAGCTCTACCGGCTGCGGCGGACTCATCTCGTTCCGGAGAGCGAGGCCGAGCTGCGGCGGCTCGGCCGCTCGCTCGGGCTGCGAACCGACCCGGTCGTCGAACTGGGGCGGGAGTGGAAGCGGCATGCGGCCGTGGTGCGGCGGCTGCACGAGAAGCTGTTCTATCGGCCCCTGCTCGACGCCGTCGCCCAACTGGCGCCCGGTGAGAGCCGGTTGAGTCCTGAGGCGGCCCGGGAGCGGCTCGTCGCGCTCGGGTACGCCGATCCCGCCTCCGCGTTGCGTCACCTGGAGGCGCTGGCCTCCGGTGTCACGCGCAAGGCCGCCATCCAACGCACCTTGCTGCCAGTGCTGTTGGGCTGGTTCGCGGACTCCGCCGATCCGGACGCGGGTCTGCTGAACTTCCGCAAGGTGTCGGACGCGCTGGGCAAGACGCCTTGGTATCTGCGGTTGTTGAGGGACGAAGGGGCCGCCGCGGAGAATCTCGCGCGTGTGCTGTCCGCCGGGCGGCTCGCCCCCGATCTGCTGATGCGGGCGCCCGAAGCGGTGGCGCTGCTCGGGGACGGGGACGGCGGGGGGCTCGAGCCGCGTGGGCGGGCTCAGCTGGAGCAGGAGATACTCGCCGCGGTGGGGCGGGCCGACGGGGTGGTGCAGGCGGTCACCGCGGCGCGTGGGGTCCGCCGGCGTGAGCTGTTCCGTACGGCCGCCGCGGACATCGTCGGCTCCTACGGGACCGAGTCGCAGCCGGTCGAGGCCGACCAGGGGGCTCTCGTGGACCTGGTGGGCGGGGCCGTCTCGGATCTCACGGCCGCCACGCTGGCCGGGACCCTGCGGGCGGTCGTGCGCGAGGGGTGGGGGGACACTCTGCCCACCTGCTTCGCCGTGGTGGGGATGGGGCGCTTCGGGGGGCATGAGCTGGGGTACGGGTCCGACGCCGATGTGCTGTTCGTGCACGAGCCTCGGGACGGTGTCGACGAGCGGGAGGCCACGGACGCCGCCAACAAGGTCGTCTCCGAGATGCGTCGGCTGCTCCAGATGCCCAGCGCCGATCCGCCGCTTCTTGTGGACGCCGATCTGCGTCCGGAGGGCAAGTCCGGGCCGCTCGTGCGGTCGTTGAAGTCCTACGAGGCCTACTACCGGCGGTGGTCGCTGGGTTGGGAGTCGCAGGCGCTGCTGCGGGCCGAACCTGTCGCGGGCGACGAGGAGTTGGGGCGTCGGTTCATCGAACTCGTTGATCCGTTGCGCTATCCGGAGGGCGGGCTGGGAGAGGACGCCGTTCGGGAGATCCGGCGGCTCAAGGCTCGTATGGAGGCGGAGCGGATGCCCCGGGGGGCCGATCCCAAGCTGCACACCAAGCTCGGGCCGGGAGGGCTTTCCGACGTGGAGTGGACCGTGCAGTTGCTCCAGATGCGGCACGGCTGTACGGAGGCGGGGTTGCGGACCACTCGCACACGGGAGGCGCTCGCCGCCGCATGTGGCGCCGGGCTCATCTCGGAGGAGGACGCGGGGACGCTGGACGAGGCCTGGGTGCTGGCCACCCGGGTGCGTAACGCGGTGATGCTGGTGCGGGGGCGCGCCGGGGACACGTTTCCGTCCGATCCTCGTGAACTGGTCGCCGTGGGGCGGTACTTGGGGTACGGGCCGGGGCGGGTGGGGGACATGCTGGACGACTATCGGCGTACCGCGCGGCGGGCTCGGGGTGTGGTGGACGAGCTGTTCTACGGGGGGTAG
- a CDS encoding DMT family transporter: MPSTLRMAALALFWGSGFLWIKLSLTHGLTPTQITVTRCALGTAVLLLLARRAGQRLPRSKSTWRHLAIAALFCNALPFALFALGEQHVDSGIAGVLNATTPLWSLLIGIALGTDRPLPPTRLTGLLLGFAGTLLIFAPWHREGLLTWPALALLTAAASYAAAFAYMSRHLTTNDTPLAMSAAQLLAATAWTTLALPTAPPSHPDATAVLAVITLGILGTGMTFYLNYRLIADEGPTAAATVGYLLPVVSVALGATVLDENISPRVLAGMAVVLLGVALTRRNHRPPRNTRTRTRTRTRTRTGKTAGAGRGGASQPVA, translated from the coding sequence ATGCCCTCCACCCTCCGCATGGCCGCACTGGCCCTCTTCTGGGGCTCCGGCTTCCTCTGGATCAAGCTGTCCCTCACCCACGGCCTCACCCCCACCCAGATCACCGTCACCCGCTGCGCCCTGGGCACAGCCGTACTCCTCCTCCTGGCCCGCAGGGCCGGCCAGCGCCTCCCACGCTCCAAGTCGACCTGGCGCCACCTCGCCATCGCCGCCCTCTTCTGCAACGCCCTCCCCTTCGCCCTGTTCGCCCTGGGCGAGCAGCACGTCGACTCAGGGATCGCGGGCGTCCTCAACGCCACCACCCCCCTCTGGTCCCTCCTCATAGGCATCGCCCTCGGCACCGACCGCCCCCTTCCCCCCACTCGCCTGACAGGCCTCCTCCTGGGCTTCGCCGGCACGCTCCTGATCTTCGCCCCCTGGCACCGGGAGGGCCTCCTCACCTGGCCGGCCCTGGCGCTCCTCACAGCAGCAGCGAGCTACGCAGCGGCTTTCGCCTACATGTCCCGCCACCTCACGACCAACGACACCCCCCTGGCCATGTCAGCGGCCCAACTCCTGGCGGCCACAGCCTGGACGACCCTGGCCCTCCCCACAGCACCCCCCTCCCACCCGGACGCCACCGCCGTCCTCGCCGTCATCACCCTCGGCATCCTCGGCACAGGCATGACCTTCTACCTCAACTACCGCCTGATAGCGGACGAGGGACCCACCGCAGCGGCAACAGTCGGCTACCTGCTCCCCGTGGTCTCCGTAGCCCTGGGCGCAACAGTCCTGGACGAAAACATCAGCCCACGCGTCCTGGCAGGCATGGCGGTAGTACTCCTGGGCGTAGCCCTGACCCGCAGGAACCACAGGCCACCCCGCAACACCCGCACCCGCACCCGCACCCGCACCCGCACCCGCACCGGAAAGACGGCGGGAGCGGGCCGTGGCGGTGCGTCGCAGCCCGTCGCTTAG
- a CDS encoding TetR/AcrR family transcriptional regulator, whose product MGRPRTSLLDRERITTTALQLVDEQGDFSVPQIAKRLGVQTGSVYHHVDGRDGIVELLRERVASAIDPKTLDITPWDAALESWARSYRAAFAAHPRAIPLLMTSPVRAPRVLEQYERAVALLLNAGFAPHSVMPLLIALENLILGSALDLTAPETMWELTEETATPLLAEALAAAPEGRADQAFDVGLTALMNQARTTHPAH is encoded by the coding sequence ATGGGACGGCCGCGCACATCGCTCCTCGACCGCGAGCGCATCACCACGACCGCGCTGCAACTCGTCGACGAGCAGGGCGACTTCAGCGTCCCCCAGATCGCGAAACGACTCGGCGTGCAGACCGGTTCGGTGTACCACCATGTGGACGGCCGGGACGGCATAGTGGAACTGCTCCGCGAACGGGTCGCGTCCGCCATCGACCCGAAGACCCTGGACATCACGCCCTGGGACGCGGCCCTGGAGTCCTGGGCCCGCTCCTACCGGGCCGCGTTCGCCGCGCACCCCAGGGCGATCCCTCTCCTCATGACCTCGCCCGTACGAGCCCCGCGCGTCCTGGAGCAGTACGAACGGGCGGTGGCACTCCTGCTGAACGCGGGCTTCGCCCCCCACTCGGTGATGCCGCTGCTCATCGCGCTGGAGAACCTGATCCTGGGCTCGGCCCTGGACCTGACGGCTCCGGAGACGATGTGGGAACTGACCGAGGAAACCGCCACCCCCCTCCTGGCCGAAGCCCTGGCCGCGGCACCGGAGGGCCGGGCGGACCAGGCCTTCGATGTAGGCCTGACCGCCCTCATGAACCAGGCGAGGACGACGCACCCGGCGCACTGA
- a CDS encoding alkaline phosphatase family protein — translation MYRRSRAVVASALALTAAAVSLWSGLGGSSSPARAAAGVPTPDHVVVVVFENHAYSQVIGSSSAPYINSLKTGGANLSQAYAETHPSQPNYFALFSGSTQGITDDSCYSPGFSSAANLASELIAAGRTWASYNETLPSQGSTTCSSGNYARKHNPWFGFSNVPTSTAKTFAQFPTDYSTLPQMSFVVPNLCSDMHDCSVATGDTWLKNSLSAYATWAKTHNSLLVVTFDEDNRLAGNRIPTVLYGQPVTAGSSSSTTYNHYNLLRTLEDSQGLTTHAGNAASATDITGIWAS, via the coding sequence GTGTATCGCCGCAGCCGTGCGGTCGTGGCGTCCGCGCTCGCCCTCACGGCGGCCGCCGTCAGCCTGTGGTCCGGGCTCGGCGGCTCCTCCTCGCCCGCCCGGGCCGCGGCCGGCGTGCCGACCCCGGACCACGTGGTCGTCGTGGTCTTCGAGAACCACGCCTACAGCCAGGTGATCGGCTCCTCCAGCGCCCCGTACATCAACTCGCTCAAGACCGGCGGGGCCAACCTCTCCCAGGCGTACGCCGAGACCCACCCGAGCCAGCCCAACTACTTCGCGCTGTTCTCCGGCTCCACCCAGGGCATCACGGACGACAGCTGCTACTCGCCCGGCTTCTCCTCGGCCGCGAACCTCGCCTCGGAACTGATCGCGGCCGGCCGCACCTGGGCCAGCTACAACGAGACGCTGCCCAGCCAGGGCTCGACGACGTGCAGCAGCGGCAACTACGCCCGCAAGCACAACCCGTGGTTCGGCTTCAGCAACGTCCCGACGTCGACGGCGAAGACCTTCGCGCAGTTCCCGACCGACTACTCGACGCTCCCCCAAATGTCCTTCGTCGTCCCCAACCTGTGCAGCGACATGCACGACTGCTCGGTGGCGACCGGCGACACCTGGCTGAAGAACAGCCTGAGCGCCTACGCCACCTGGGCCAAGACCCACAACAGTCTCCTCGTCGTCACCTTCGACGAGGACAACCGCCTCGCCGGCAACCGCATCCCGACGGTCCTGTACGGCCAGCCGGTGACGGCGGGTTCGAGCTCGTCGACGACGTACAACCACTACAACCTGCTGCGCACCCTGGAGGACAGCCAGGGCCTGACGACCCACGCCGGCAACGCGGCCTCCGCGACGGACATCACGGGGATCTGGGCCTCCTGA
- a CDS encoding glutamine synthetase family protein — MDKQQEFVLRTLEERDIRFVRLWFTDVLGFLKSVAVAPAELEQAFDEGIGFDGSAIEGFARVYESDMIAKPDPSTFQVLPWRAEAPGTARMFCDILMPDGSPSFADPRYVLKRALARASDLGFTFYTHPEIEFFLLKDKPTDGSRPTPADNSGYFDHTPHNVGMDFRRQAITMLESMGISVEFSHHEGAPGQQEIDLRYADALSTADNIMTFRLVMKQVALEQGVQATFMPKPFSEHPGSGMHTHLSLFEGDRNAFYESGAEYQLSKVGRSFIAGLLKHAAEIAAVTNQWVNSYKRIWGGSERTAGAGGEAPSYICWGHNNRSALVRVPMYKPGKTGSARIEVRSLDSGANPYLAYAMLLAAGLKGVEEGYELPPGAEDDVWALSDAERRAMGIEPLPQNLGEALTLMERSDLVAETLGEHVFDFFLRNKRQEWEEYRSEVTAFELRKNLPVL; from the coding sequence ATGGACAAGCAGCAGGAGTTCGTGCTCCGGACGTTGGAGGAGCGCGACATCCGGTTCGTACGGCTGTGGTTCACGGACGTGCTGGGCTTCCTCAAGTCCGTCGCCGTGGCCCCCGCCGAGCTCGAACAGGCATTCGATGAGGGCATCGGCTTCGACGGATCCGCGATCGAGGGCTTCGCCCGGGTCTACGAGTCCGACATGATCGCGAAGCCGGATCCGTCCACCTTCCAGGTCCTGCCCTGGCGCGCGGAGGCGCCCGGCACCGCCCGCATGTTCTGCGACATCCTCATGCCGGACGGCTCGCCGTCCTTCGCGGACCCGCGGTACGTGCTGAAGCGCGCCCTCGCCCGCGCCTCCGACCTGGGCTTCACCTTCTACACCCACCCGGAGATCGAGTTCTTCCTGCTGAAGGACAAGCCGACCGACGGCTCCCGGCCGACGCCGGCCGACAACTCCGGCTACTTCGACCACACCCCGCACAACGTCGGCATGGACTTCCGCCGCCAGGCGATCACCATGCTGGAGTCGATGGGCATCTCGGTCGAGTTCTCCCACCACGAGGGCGCCCCCGGCCAGCAGGAGATCGACCTGCGCTACGCCGACGCGCTCTCCACGGCCGACAACATCATGACGTTCCGCCTGGTCATGAAGCAGGTCGCGCTGGAGCAGGGGGTCCAGGCGACCTTCATGCCGAAGCCGTTCAGCGAGCACCCGGGCTCCGGCATGCACACGCACCTCTCCCTCTTCGAGGGTGACCGGAACGCGTTCTACGAGTCCGGCGCGGAGTACCAGCTGTCGAAGGTCGGCCGGTCGTTCATCGCGGGCCTGCTGAAGCACGCCGCCGAGATCGCCGCCGTCACCAACCAGTGGGTCAACTCCTACAAGCGCATCTGGGGCGGCTCCGAGCGCACGGCCGGTGCGGGCGGCGAGGCGCCGTCCTACATCTGCTGGGGTCACAACAACCGCTCCGCGCTCGTCCGCGTCCCGATGTACAAGCCCGGCAAGACGGGCTCCGCGCGCATCGAGGTCCGCTCCCTCGACTCCGGCGCCAACCCCTACCTGGCATACGCCATGCTGCTCGCCGCCGGCCTCAAGGGTGTCGAGGAGGGCTACGAGCTTCCGCCGGGCGCCGAGGACGACGTCTGGGCGCTGTCGGACGCCGAGCGCCGGGCCATGGGCATCGAGCCGCTCCCGCAGAACCTCGGCGAGGCGCTGACCCTGATGGAGCGCAGCGACCTCGTCGCCGAGACGCTCGGTGAGCACGTCTTCGACTTCTTCCTGCGCAACAAGCGCCAGGAGTGGGAGGAGTACCGCTCCGAGGTCACCGCCTTCGAGCTGCGGAAGAACCTGCCTGTGCTGTAG
- a CDS encoding VOC family protein — MNMTLEVILLPVSDVDRAKEFYRDKVGFHVDLDGEVMEGVRIVQLTPPGSGCSIALVEGLQVPTGTPQPGTYHGMQLCVTDAKAAYEELTARGLEVTEPQQFAPRDGATFMYFKDPDGNGWAIQEYRRRETEPLHKVLAASAEATGPTEPTGRRR; from the coding sequence ATGAACATGACCCTCGAAGTGATTCTGCTGCCGGTGTCGGACGTGGACCGGGCCAAGGAGTTCTACCGCGACAAGGTCGGCTTCCACGTCGATCTCGACGGCGAGGTGATGGAGGGCGTGCGCATCGTGCAGCTCACCCCGCCCGGCTCGGGCTGTTCGATCGCCCTGGTGGAGGGCCTCCAGGTCCCGACGGGAACCCCCCAACCGGGCACGTACCACGGCATGCAGCTCTGCGTGACGGACGCGAAGGCGGCGTACGAGGAGCTGACCGCCCGGGGCCTGGAGGTCACCGAACCCCAGCAGTTCGCCCCGCGGGACGGAGCGACCTTCATGTACTTCAAGGACCCGGATGGCAACGGCTGGGCGATCCAGGAGTACCGGCGCCGTGAGACCGAGCCCCTGCACAAGGTGCTGGCGGCGTCGGCAGAGGCGACCGGGCCGACGGAGCCGACCGGCCGGCGGCGTTAG
- a CDS encoding MFS transporter: protein MYVADSRAGAPGVTASADGVARPPAGRRRAAVAPTVLALGTVSLITDVSSEMVTAVLPLYLVAGLGLSPLGFGLLDGVYNGFSAVVRLVGGHLADRGGGRHKWVAGAGYALSALCKPLLLLAHTLTPIGLILAADRTGKGLRTAPRDALISLSSTPETRGRAFGVHRAMDTAGALLGPLAAFLILRATVDGYDAVFTVSFCVAVVGVLVLVLFVPGASAPPAPSTKPKPPTRLTPPTASAPPTAEPDKAAGPAAPPPVRPTLRAALALLRGRDLRRITLCALLLGLATISDSFVYLLLQRRLGVPDRWFALLPLGTAAAFLLLAVPLGRLADRIGRRRVFLAGHGALLLAYAILLTSWHGPALPYTVLLLHGGFYAATDGVLMAAASDSVPEELRSSGLAVVQTGQALARFACSLGFGAAWTLWGDRTALMASTTALAVCAVFSLTALRPVREAVS, encoded by the coding sequence ATGTACGTAGCGGACAGCCGCGCCGGCGCGCCCGGTGTCACGGCGTCCGCGGACGGCGTCGCCCGGCCCCCCGCCGGGCGGCGTCGCGCCGCGGTCGCCCCCACGGTCCTCGCGCTCGGCACGGTCAGCCTGATCACCGACGTGTCGTCGGAGATGGTGACGGCCGTGCTCCCCCTGTACCTGGTGGCGGGCCTCGGTCTGTCCCCGCTGGGCTTCGGGCTCCTGGACGGCGTCTACAACGGCTTCTCGGCCGTCGTCCGCCTGGTCGGCGGCCACCTCGCCGACCGCGGCGGCGGCCGCCACAAATGGGTTGCGGGCGCGGGCTACGCCCTCTCGGCGCTGTGCAAGCCCCTGCTGCTCCTGGCACACACCCTGACCCCCATCGGCCTGATCCTGGCCGCCGACCGCACCGGCAAGGGCCTGCGCACGGCCCCCCGCGACGCCCTGATCTCGCTCTCGTCCACACCGGAGACCCGCGGACGCGCCTTCGGGGTGCACCGGGCGATGGACACGGCGGGCGCACTGCTCGGGCCGCTCGCGGCGTTCCTGATCCTGCGGGCGACGGTGGACGGCTACGACGCCGTCTTCACGGTGAGCTTCTGCGTGGCGGTGGTCGGGGTACTGGTCCTGGTCCTGTTCGTACCGGGCGCCTCCGCACCACCCGCACCGTCCACGAAACCCAAGCCACCCACGAGACTCACGCCACCCACGGCATCCGCACCGCCCACGGCCGAACCCGACAAGGCCGCAGGCCCGGCCGCCCCTCCGCCCGTCCGCCCCACCCTCCGGGCCGCCCTCGCCCTCCTCCGCGGGCGCGACCTGCGCCGCATCACGCTGTGCGCCCTGCTGCTGGGCCTGGCCACGATCAGCGACTCCTTCGTCTACCTGCTGCTGCAACGCCGCCTGGGCGTCCCCGACCGCTGGTTCGCCCTGCTGCCGCTGGGCACGGCGGCGGCGTTCCTGCTGCTGGCCGTGCCGCTGGGCCGGCTGGCGGACCGTATCGGCCGCCGACGGGTCTTCCTGGCGGGCCACGGAGCACTCCTCCTGGCCTACGCGATACTGCTCACGTCCTGGCACGGCCCGGCGCTGCCGTACACCGTCCTGCTCCTGCACGGCGGCTTCTACGCGGCGACCGACGGCGTGCTGATGGCGGCGGCCTCGGACAGCGTGCCGGAGGAACTGCGCTCGTCGGGACTGGCCGTCGTCCAGACCGGCCAGGCGCTGGCCCGCTTCGCCTGCTCGCTCGGCTTCGGAGCCGCCTGGACGCTGTGGGGCGACCGTACGGCGCTCATGGCGTCGACGACCGCGCTGGCGGTGTGCGCGGTGTTCTCGCTGACCGCCCTACGCCCCGTCCGGGAGGCCGTTTCATGA